The following coding sequences are from one Thamnophis elegans isolate rThaEle1 chromosome 5, rThaEle1.pri, whole genome shotgun sequence window:
- the LAD1 gene encoding LOW QUALITY PROTEIN: ladinin-1 (The sequence of the model RefSeq protein was modified relative to this genomic sequence to represent the inferred CDS: deleted 1 base in 1 codon): MSFNRKNWSALSSLAQQWSVEDGEEQERERRRRHRQLSSTSETKAEEPTSKVQNATRPTSNRVNNSLEAKLLNLENSALKNEKTEPVSVNKLEGRRVRRRAEFLNNIKQDKKILVSIKKFEKEPPEENPASPPESSKEEGRAEKCETLIQQKDAIEESHHIQSPKKEEITLEQHEALKQEKDLKTDEDQVFSEEEKVPSICESQRLVVTQNEVASQEPQRISCERKSISRLEVKIQPRARKFTDPAVTTPASEAPQVTEKSIPKSNAKTIKSPSGQEGFDAPILISEPRITYSSSFNRISPRTISFRVAPKKERQEDALSRSASMRLPASTVKLEEKLERYASAVQRSGSIKVSSPIRRNFQLPSEGVASRRSIFEATIPVQSELPTLVRKESLRMPGGVSSRINLWISRTQESKKNEGDKDIQRTGNTTQGS, translated from the exons ccTGGCTCAACAATGGTCTGTTGAGGATGGAGAGGAGCAGGAGAGAGAGCGCAGGCGAAGACATAGGCAACTGAGTTCCACCTCTGAAACAAAGGCGGAGGAACCCACCAGCAAAGTACAGAATGCGACCCGTCCGACATCAAACAG GGTTAATAATTCCTTAGAGGCAAAGCTGCTTAACTTGGAAAATTCAGCACTGAAAAACGAGAAGACTGAACCAGTTTCAGTAAATAAACTGGAAGGCAGAAGAGTGAGGAGGAGAGCAGAGTTTTTAAATAACATAAAACAAGACAAGAAAATACTAGTGAGTATTAAGAAATTTGAAAAGGAACCTCCTGAAGAGAATCCTGCATCTCCTCCAGAATCatccaaagaagagggaagagcagaaaaatgtgaaACCCTAATTCAGCAAAAGGATGCTATAGAAGAAAGCCATCACATCCAGAGTCCAAAAAAAGAGGAGATCACACTGGAGCAACATGAAGCCCTGAAGCAGGAGAAGGACCTCAAAACAGATGAGGATCAGGTCTTCAGTGAGGAGGAGAAGGTCCCAAGCAtatgtgaatctcagagactggTTGTGACCCAGAATGAGGTGGCTTCCCAGGAG CCTCAACGAATTTCTTGCGAACGTAAAAGCATCAGCCGGCTTGAGGTGAAAATTCAGCCAAGAGCTAGAAAGTTTACTGATCCTGCTGTAACCACACCTGCTTCTGAGGCACCACAG GTCACCGAAAAATCTATTCCCAAATCAAATGCTAAAACTATAAAGTCTCCCTCTGGTCAAGAAGGTTTTGATGCCCCTATATTAATTTCTGAACCGCGGATTACCTATAGTAGCTCATTCAACCGGATCAGTCCAAGGACAATCTCATTCCGG GTTGCTcccaagaaagaaagacaagaagatgCATTAAGCAGAAG TGCTAGTATGAGGCTTCCAGCAAGCACAGTCAAACTTGAGGAGAAGCTAGAGAGATATGCATCTGCTGTCCAG AGGTCAGGATCCATTAAAGTGTCTTCACCTATTCGGAGAAACTTCCAACTACCTTCGGAGGGTGTGGCCAGCAGACGTAGCATCTTTGAAGCCACTATTCCTGTCCAGAGTGAGCTTCCCACTCTTGTCCGTAAG GAAAGTTTGAGGATGCCAGGAGGAGTCTCATCCCGAATAAATCTCTGGATAAGTCGAACTCAGGAATCCAAAAAGAATGAAGGAGACAAG